In Mytilus edulis chromosome 13, xbMytEdul2.2, whole genome shotgun sequence, a single window of DNA contains:
- the LOC139502096 gene encoding LITAF domain-containing protein-like, producing the protein MSTDSQNLRKRAKEQEINGEQPPPYSETFNQIPPNGNQVVILQQMFYEEPVRVVCQHCGADIVTSTRYKNGTATWLVAAVMCFIGLGFGCCLIPFCMKGAKDVIHSCPKCRRVVGQYSRIGE; encoded by the exons ATGTCTACAGATTCACAGAACCTTAGAAAAAGAGCAAAAGAGCAGGAAATAAACGGCGAACAGCCTCCAC CTTATTCAGAAACATTCAATCAAATACCTCCCAATGGAAACCAGGTTGTTATTTTGCAACAAATGTTTTATGAGGAACCGGTCCGAGTTGTCTGCCAACATTGTGGGGCTGATATAGTAACATCTACCCGGTATAAAAATGGCACAGCTACTTGGTTAGTTGCGGCAGTCATGTGTTTTATTGG CTTAGGATTTGGTTGTTGTTTGATTCCATTCTGTATGAAAGGAGCTAAGGATGTCATACATTCATGTCCTAAATGTAGGAGAGTCGTTGGACAGTATTCTAGAATCGGAGAATAG
- the LOC139501161 gene encoding uncharacterized protein — MKSLLVFTLVVSTATAAIDESRIKLIERKFEDLARQLMLTELAMGERARSDEDSGIKQIRITADGTQSYFDATHTFNSVCSIHEHSNYDRTVGMGEFTASLNGIEFRTRHNDYRLSMPHRTKKDFHLQENIPFPAVPPSVLRKPTLQEQIQEMHNYFRAFSFQNFHFRDYRPYFKPVLCYLEGTWTVNTKTLNEPFESDRHHIDAASWFDLQEKIRFTSYTGGKHYLENFSYLPTTIMNMVNGTPEYAQWNYRIACHPLKKDLPLAAMKPVDDMAARIGHRWNITRFSHSRAARFVLAPDYNGNRNKYHWQDGYGSFPDRRTSINSVLDGVMSEIPGKDNYPAKLTDTTFGKRILDPRVRNATELNTGYYHRYFRHERKGAMGTFNAHRGYSDRNLFVAQTSNPKVAEMKIKWCGKDEHTHKPFCKEEGVRYSYAIPLEIIYLNPLMSWNPYNLEYITDHRKKYIVTKNGRNGGFTSDKAYNGTTYDKYYRTPVEFYHTKQTTVDKDAADTARGGVGVLDRHGNVKKVLSAGVRITLPEIPGVGKIRMRYPIMPITSEGNQIGKEVEAVKDVLNHLETMGGYLQERPSALSGGGNSKADAHFRTSVTNQDPPGHHFHEMFIPNEDMIDLGKGHTITVVTTTDNSHDHKIEVSYDQHTHKYIIHKCDGQDKCWDGHTADLLRIT, encoded by the coding sequence ATGAAGAGCCTATTGGTATTCACTTTGGTTGTCTCTACCGCAACGGCGGCAATAGATGAAAGCAGAATTAAACTCATCGAGAGGAAATTTGAAGACTTGGCAAGGCAATTAATGTTGACTGAACTGGCAATGGGAGAACGAGCACGATCCGACGAAGATTCTGGAATCAAGCAGATCCGAATTACAGCTGACGGCACACAATCTTACTTTGATGCAACACACACATTCAACTCAGTTTGTTCTATCCATGAGCACTCCAACTATGACAGAACTGTTGGTATGGGTGAATTCACTGCTTCCCTGAATGGTATAGAATTTAGAACAAGACACAATGACTATAGACTAAGTATGCCCCATAGAACAAAGAAGGACTTCCATTTACAAGAAAATATTCCTTTTCCAGCGGTTCCACCGTCAGTTCTTCGTAAGCCTACATTACAGGAACAAATTCAAGAAATGCACAACTATTTTAGAGCATTCTCCTTCCAAAACTTTCACTTCAGAGACTATCGTCCATATTTCAAACCTGTATTATGTTACTTAGAAGGAACATGGACCGTAAATACAAAAACTCTGAATGAACCATTTGAAAGTGATCGTCATCATATTGATGCAGCAAGCTGGTTCGACCTACAAGAAAAGATTAGGTTTACATCGTATACTGGGGGAAAACACTActtggaaaacttttcataccTGCCAACAACTATTATGAACATGGTAAATGGAACACCCGAGTATGCACAATGGAATTACAGAATAGCTTGTCATCCATTGAAGAAAGATTTGCCATTAGCTGCTATGAAACCTGTTGACGATATGGCGGCTAGAATTGGACACAGATGGAATATAACAAGATTTTCCCATTCGAGAGCAGCAAGATTTGTATTGGCTCCTGATTACAATGGAAACAGAAATAAATATCATTGGCAAGATGGATACGGTTCATTTCCTGATAGAAGAACTTCAATCAACAGTGTTCTTGACGGGGTCATGTCAGAGATTCCAGGGAAAGACAACTATCCAGCAAAGTTGACCGATACCACATTTGGAAAAAGAATACTAGACCCAAGAGTACGAAATGCAACTGAACTTAATACTGGATATTATCACAGATACTTTCGACACGAAAGGAAAGGAGCCATGGGGACATTCAACGCCCACAGAGGATATTCAGACAGGAATCTCTTTGTTGCTCAGACGTCAAATCCAAAGGTAGCCGAGATGAAAATTAAATGGTGTGGTAAAGACGAACACACCCACAAACCTTTCTGTAAAGAAGAAGGAGTAAGATATTCATACGCCATTCCTCTGGAAATCATATACTTGAATCCTTTAATGTCGTGGAATCCTTACAATTTGGAATACATTACcgatcatagaaaaaaatatatagtaactAAAAATGGTAGAAATGGCGGTTTCACGTCCGACAAAGCCTACAATGGTACAACATATGACAAGTACTACAGAACTCCGGTCGAGTTTTACCATACCAAACAAACAACTGTCGATAAAGATGCTGCAGATACTGCAAGAGGAGGGGTTGGTGTACTTGACAGACATGGCAACGTTAAAAAAGTCTTATCAGCTGGAGTTCGTATAACATTACCTGAAATTCCAGGCGTTGGAAAAATCAGAATGAGATACCCCATCATGCCAATTACTAGTGAAGGAAATCAGATTGGAAAAGAGGTAGAAGCAGTCAAAGATGTATTGAACCACTTGGAAACAATGGGAGGTTATCTTCAAGAGAGACCAAGTGCATTGTCTGGAGGCGGTAATTCTAAAGCAGATGCACATTTCCGTACGTCTGTTACTAACCAAGATCCACCAGGTCATCACTTTCACGAAATGTTCATTCCCAACGAGGACATGATCGATCTAGGTAAAGGTCATACAATCACTGTTGTGACAACAACAGATAACTCACATGACCATAAAATTGAAGTATCTTATGACCAACATACACACAAGTACATTATTCATAAATGCGATGGTCAGGATAAATGTTGGGATGGTCACACTGCTGACCTACTGAGGATTACATAG